A region of Bacillus cabrialesii DNA encodes the following proteins:
- a CDS encoding S8 family peptidase, which translates to MRKKTKNRLISSVLSTVVIGSLLFPGAAGASSKGASTSVKQELQSAESIQNKISSSLKKSFKKNEKTTFLIKFKDQADTEKAANAAVKKAKSKKLTAAKTEYQKRSAVVSSLKVTADESQRDVLTYLNSQKNKGNADKIHSYYVVNGIAVHASKEVMEKVAQFPEVEKVLPNEKRQLFTSSSPFNMKKAQTAVKATDGVEWNVDQIDAPKAWALGYDGTGTVVASIDTGVEWNHPALKEKYRGYNPENPDEPDHEMNWYDAVAGEASPYDDLAHGTHVTGTMVGSEPDGTNQIGVAPGAKWIAVKAFSEDGGTDADILEAGEWVLAPKDAEGKPHPEMAPDVVNNSWGGGSGLDEWYRDMVNAWRAADIFPEFSAGNTDLFIPGGPGSIANPANYPESFATGATDINKKLADFSLQGPSPYDEIKPEISAPGVNIRSSVPGQTYEDGWNGTSMAGPHVSAVAALLKQADASLSVDEMEDILTSTAEPLTDSTFPDSPNNGYGHGLVNAFDAVSAVTDGLGKAEGQVSVEGDDQEPPVYQHEKVTEAYEGANLPLTLTAEDNVSVTSVKLSYKLDQGEWTDVTAKRISGDHLKGTYQAEIPNIKGAALSYKWVIQDFGGHVVESDTYDVTVKPSITLGYKQDFESAPGGWIASGTNNNWEWGVPSSGPNKAASGEKVYGTNLAGNYANSANMNLVMPPVKVPDSGNLFLQFKSWHNLEDDFDYGYVFVLPEGEKNWEQAGVYNGKISSWTDEEIDLSAYKGQNIQVMFNLQSDESIAKEGWYIDDVVLSDKAAGKTAKKNKLGVEKPSGKQKKKPVNPKKAKPSANTAVKQQSKAVQPQVLPIRAQVSVVETGKSTYSDQSTGHYTLTHKAGDYTLMAEAYGYQSKTQKVSLQADQTTQANFTLEEMKKGTLKGTVINKTTGEPVKGASVYVVEDAAVEPATTNDKGEYTLEAYEGAYTIKVAAPGYYSDEFSVDLKGDVTKETVLKPFVGYPGEIAYDDGTAENANSYIAAGNGWAVKMTLADGKDKGMLTGGLFRFWDTEFPDPGGTEFKVEVYDATGEDGAPGKKIAGPFNAEALRNGEWTKVDLSSKGIMVDKDFYLVYIQSKPDPYSPGLAMDETGKNSDRNWQYIDGQWLPGDEADGNYMIRALVDYEAAVPEITSPADKSYTNKENVTVKGKASPGTTVHIYNGEKEAGQTKAAADGTFQAGISLSEGENELTAAASTDNGTTDASSPVTVTLDQDKPELTLDNPKNGEKTNKEALTVKGSVSDDNLKEVKVNGKKATVTDGSYSARILLENGSNEVKVTASDLAGNKTTKKAVIDVNFDQPVISGLIPGEDKTLKAGESVKIAFSSAEDLDATFVIRLPLTNARASVQNATELPLREISPGRYEGYWTATSSIKANGAKVEVIARNDYGNETRKTANGKLYINTEN; encoded by the coding sequence ATGAGGAAAAAAACGAAAAACAGACTCATTAGCTCTGTTTTAAGTACGGTTGTCATCGGTTCACTGCTGTTTCCGGGTGCAGCCGGGGCAAGCAGCAAAGGTGCCTCAACTTCTGTTAAACAGGAGCTTCAATCTGCTGAATCCATTCAGAACAAGATCTCGAGTTCATTAAAGAAAAGCTTTAAAAAGAATGAAAAAACGACCTTTCTGATTAAATTTAAAGATCAAGCTGACACAGAAAAAGCGGCAAACGCGGCTGTTAAAAAAGCGAAATCGAAGAAGCTGACTGCCGCTAAGACGGAATATCAAAAGCGTTCTGCCGTTGTGTCATCTTTAAAAGTCACAGCCGATGAATCCCAGAGAGACGTCTTAACATACTTGAACAGTCAGAAAAATAAGGGAAATGCAGACAAAATTCACTCTTATTATGTGGTGAATGGGATCGCTGTCCATGCCTCAAAAGAAGTGATGGAAAAAGTGGCGCAGTTCCCCGAAGTGGAAAAGGTGCTTCCAAATGAGAAGCGGCAGCTGTTTACATCATCCTCTCCATTTAATATGAAAAAAGCGCAAACAGCTGTCAAAGCAACTGACGGAGTGGAATGGAATGTAGACCAAATCGATGCCCCAAAAGCTTGGGCACTTGGATATGACGGAACTGGCACTGTTGTTGCGTCTATTGATACCGGGGTGGAATGGAACCATCCGGCATTAAAAGAGAAGTATCGCGGATATAATCCAGAAAATCCTGATGAGCCTGATCATGAAATGAACTGGTATGATGCCGTAGCAGGCGAAGCAAGCCCATACGATGATCTGGCTCATGGAACCCACGTGACAGGTACGATGGTGGGATCTGAACCCGATGGTACAAATCAAATCGGTGTAGCGCCTGGCGCAAAATGGATTGCGGTTAAAGCGTTCTCCGAAGATGGCGGCACTGATGCCGACATTTTGGAGGCGGGTGAATGGGTTTTAGCTCCAAAGGACGCAGAGGGCAAGCCTCATCCGGAAATGGCTCCTGATGTTGTCAATAACTCATGGGGCGGAGGCTCAGGACTTGATGAATGGTACAGAGACATGGTCAATGCCTGGCGTGCAGCCGATATTTTCCCTGAGTTTTCAGCGGGGAATACGGATCTCTTTATTCCGGGCGGCCCTGGATCTATCGCAAACCCGGCAAACTATCCGGAGTCGTTTGCAACTGGTGCGACTGATATTAACAAAAAGCTAGCAGACTTTTCTCTTCAAGGGCCCTCTCCATATGATGAAATAAAACCAGAAATTTCTGCACCGGGCGTCAATATCCGGTCTTCCGTTCCGGGCCAGACATATGAGGACGGCTGGAACGGCACATCAATGGCAGGACCGCATGTGTCAGCTGTTGCCGCATTGCTGAAACAAGCGGATGCCTCACTTTCTGTCGATGAGATGGAGGATATATTAACCAGCACGGCTGAACCGCTGACGGATTCAACATTTCCTGATTCGCCGAATAACGGATACGGCCATGGTTTGGTGAATGCTTTTGATGCTGTATCAGCTGTTACAGATGGATTAGGAAAAGCAGAAGGACAAGTTTCTGTAGAGGGAGATGATCAAGAGCCCCCTGTCTATCAGCATGAGAAAGTAACAGAAGCCTACGAAGGCGCGAACCTGCCGTTGACTTTGACAGCTGAAGACAATGTAAGTGTGACATCTGTAAAACTATCCTATAAGCTGGATCAAGGTGAGTGGACAGACGTAACAGCTAAGCGAATCAGCGGTGATCACCTGAAAGGAACGTATCAGGCGGAGATCCCAAACATAAAAGGAGCTGCACTAAGCTATAAGTGGGTGATTCAAGATTTTGGCGGCCATGTTGTTGAGTCTGACACATACGATGTAACAGTGAAACCAAGCATTACGTTGGGATATAAGCAGGACTTTGAATCTGCACCCGGCGGCTGGATCGCGAGCGGAACAAATAATAACTGGGAATGGGGAGTCCCGTCGTCAGGCCCAAATAAAGCAGCATCAGGAGAAAAAGTGTACGGAACAAATCTGGCGGGAAACTATGCAAACTCAGCCAACATGAATCTCGTGATGCCACCTGTTAAAGTGCCGGATTCAGGAAACCTGTTCCTTCAATTTAAAAGCTGGCACAATTTAGAGGATGATTTTGACTACGGCTACGTTTTTGTTCTCCCGGAAGGTGAAAAGAATTGGGAGCAGGCTGGTGTCTATAACGGAAAGATATCAAGCTGGACGGACGAAGAAATTGATTTATCCGCTTATAAAGGTCAAAACATTCAAGTAATGTTTAACCTTCAATCTGATGAAAGCATTGCAAAAGAGGGCTGGTATATTGATGATGTAGTGCTTTCTGACAAAGCGGCTGGAAAAACAGCCAAAAAGAATAAGCTGGGTGTCGAAAAGCCGTCTGGAAAGCAAAAGAAAAAGCCAGTGAACCCGAAAAAGGCTAAGCCATCTGCAAACACAGCGGTAAAACAGCAGAGTAAAGCTGTACAGCCTCAAGTTTTACCGATCAGAGCACAAGTCAGTGTGGTGGAAACAGGAAAATCAACATATTCAGATCAATCCACAGGGCATTACACGCTGACGCACAAAGCGGGAGATTATACGCTTATGGCCGAAGCGTACGGCTATCAATCAAAAACACAAAAAGTTTCTCTGCAGGCAGATCAGACGACACAAGCTAATTTTACGTTAGAAGAAATGAAGAAGGGCACATTAAAAGGCACGGTCATCAATAAAACGACAGGTGAGCCGGTAAAAGGCGCCTCCGTTTATGTTGTAGAGGATGCTGCGGTTGAACCTGCTACGACAAACGATAAAGGCGAATATACGCTTGAAGCCTATGAAGGCGCTTATACGATTAAAGTCGCTGCACCGGGTTATTACAGCGATGAATTTTCCGTTGATTTAAAAGGCGATGTGACAAAAGAAACTGTACTGAAGCCTTTCGTCGGTTATCCGGGTGAGATTGCATATGATGACGGAACGGCGGAGAATGCCAATTCCTATATTGCGGCAGGGAATGGATGGGCGGTCAAAATGACGCTGGCTGACGGCAAGGACAAGGGCATGCTTACGGGTGGACTGTTCAGATTCTGGGATACAGAGTTCCCTGATCCTGGCGGCACAGAATTTAAGGTTGAGGTATACGATGCAACAGGAGAAGACGGAGCACCGGGCAAGAAAATTGCCGGGCCATTTAACGCTGAAGCCCTTCGCAATGGCGAATGGACCAAGGTAGACCTCAGTTCGAAAGGGATTATGGTCGATAAAGACTTTTATCTCGTGTATATTCAATCAAAACCTGATCCATATTCACCTGGACTGGCAATGGATGAAACCGGCAAGAATTCTGACCGCAACTGGCAGTATATAGACGGTCAATGGCTGCCAGGCGACGAAGCAGACGGCAACTATATGATTCGCGCATTAGTTGATTATGAAGCTGCTGTACCTGAAATCACTTCGCCGGCAGACAAATCGTACACAAATAAGGAGAACGTCACCGTAAAAGGAAAAGCTTCTCCGGGTACAACGGTACACATTTATAATGGAGAGAAAGAAGCAGGGCAAACGAAAGCTGCTGCGGATGGCACGTTCCAGGCAGGCATCTCACTCAGCGAGGGTGAAAATGAGCTGACGGCCGCTGCATCAACAGACAACGGAACTACGGATGCCTCCAGCCCGGTCACAGTCACGCTTGATCAAGACAAGCCTGAATTGACGCTGGATAATCCAAAAAATGGCGAGAAAACAAATAAAGAAGCGCTGACTGTCAAAGGGTCTGTATCCGATGACAATCTGAAAGAAGTCAAAGTGAATGGCAAAAAAGCAACGGTGACAGATGGTTCATACTCAGCCCGTATTCTCTTAGAGAACGGAAGCAATGAAGTCAAGGTGACTGCCTCTGACTTAGCTGGCAACAAAACGACGAAAAAGGCTGTCATTGATGTCAACTTTGACCAGCCTGTCATTTCCGGCTTGATCCCTGGAGAGGACAAAACCTTAAAAGCCGGTGAATCTGTGAAAATCGCTTTCTCAAGCGCTGAAGATTTGGATGCAACATTTGTCATTCGCCTGCCGCTGACAAATGCAAGAGCGAGTGTGCAAAATGCCACCGAGCTCCCGCTTAGAGAAATTTCTCCAGGGAGATATGAAGGCTATTGGACAGCCACTTCTTCTATTAAAGCAAACGGAGCAAAAGTAGAAGTGATTGCACGGAATGATTATGGAAATGAAACAAGAAAAACAGCGAATGGAAAACTTTATATCAATACTGAAAATTAA
- the spoIIGA gene encoding sigma-E processing peptidase SpoIIGA codes for MKIYLDVIWLLNFCFDALLLLLTAFILKRHVKKRRLIGGAFIGSSIVLLMFTPFSPIVEHPAGKLAFSVAIVMVTFGFKRFRYFFQNLFSFYFATFLMGGGIIGAHSLLQSNSIVRNGVMITNQTGFGDPISWLFIVAGFPVLWFFSKRRIEDIETKNIQYEERVSVQADLGGQTLHVRGLIDSGNQLYDPLTKTPVMIIHIDKLEPIFGAAETMIIRNTDPLEAIQQLDDSFRFLDKMRLIPYRGVGQQNQFLLCIKPDHVTIMTKEEMISADKCLIGISTTKLSADGEFDAIIHPKMLSGKAIKHVS; via the coding sequence GTGAAAATCTATTTAGATGTCATTTGGCTGTTAAACTTTTGTTTTGATGCACTTTTGCTTTTGCTCACGGCATTTATTTTAAAACGGCATGTGAAAAAAAGAAGATTGATAGGCGGAGCGTTCATCGGTTCCAGTATTGTCCTTTTGATGTTTACTCCTTTTTCGCCGATCGTTGAACATCCGGCAGGTAAACTGGCTTTTTCAGTTGCTATTGTGATGGTGACATTTGGCTTTAAGAGATTCCGCTATTTCTTTCAAAATTTGTTTTCCTTTTATTTTGCCACTTTTTTAATGGGGGGAGGAATTATCGGAGCCCATTCTTTGCTGCAGTCAAATTCTATTGTGCGAAACGGTGTAATGATCACCAATCAAACCGGGTTTGGAGATCCGATCAGCTGGTTGTTTATTGTTGCTGGCTTTCCGGTGTTATGGTTTTTTTCTAAAAGAAGAATTGAAGATATTGAAACTAAAAACATTCAATATGAGGAACGAGTCAGCGTACAGGCGGATTTGGGCGGCCAAACGCTTCACGTCAGAGGTCTGATTGATTCAGGTAATCAGCTGTACGATCCTCTCACAAAAACGCCGGTCATGATTATACACATTGATAAACTGGAACCGATTTTCGGAGCAGCCGAAACGATGATCATTCGAAACACAGATCCATTGGAAGCCATCCAACAGCTCGATGATTCATTTCGCTTTTTAGATAAAATGAGGCTGATTCCATACAGGGGAGTAGGTCAGCAAAATCAATTTTTATTATGCATCAAACCGGATCACGTAACGATTATGACAAAAGAAGAAATGATTTCTGCAGATAAATGTTTAATCGGCATCAGCACAACAAAACTATCCGCAGATGGAGAGTTTGATGCGATTATTCACCCGAAAATGCTATCAGGCAAGGCCATCAAACACGTTTCATAA
- the sigE gene encoding RNA polymerase sporulation sigma factor SigE, translating into MKKLKLRLTHLWYKLLMKLGLKSDEVYYIGGSEALPPPLSKDEEQVLLMKLPNGDQAARAILIERNLRLVVYIARKFENTGINIEDLISIGTIGLIKAVNTFNPEKKIKLATYASRCIENEILMYLRRNNKIRSEVSFDEPLNIDWDGNELLLSDVLGTDDDIITKDIEANVDKKLLKKALEQLNEREKQIMELRFGLVGEEEKTQKDVADMMGISQSYISRLEKRIIKRLRKEFNKMV; encoded by the coding sequence ATGAAAAAACTGAAATTGCGATTGACGCACCTCTGGTATAAGCTGCTGATGAAACTCGGGTTAAAAAGTGATGAAGTCTATTACATAGGCGGGAGTGAAGCCCTGCCGCCGCCATTATCTAAAGATGAGGAGCAGGTTCTGTTAATGAAGCTCCCAAACGGCGATCAGGCGGCTCGCGCCATTTTGATTGAACGCAATCTGCGTCTGGTGGTTTATATCGCCCGTAAATTTGAAAATACGGGAATTAATATAGAGGATTTAATCAGCATTGGCACCATCGGATTAATCAAAGCTGTGAATACGTTCAATCCAGAAAAGAAAATTAAGCTGGCGACCTATGCCTCCCGCTGTATAGAAAACGAAATCCTGATGTATTTAAGGAGAAACAACAAAATCCGTTCAGAGGTTTCCTTTGATGAGCCGCTAAATATTGATTGGGACGGCAATGAGCTTTTGCTTTCTGATGTGCTCGGCACTGACGACGACATTATCACAAAGGACATAGAAGCTAACGTAGATAAAAAGCTTTTGAAAAAAGCGCTTGAACAGCTCAATGAAAGAGAAAAGCAAATCATGGAGCTGCGGTTTGGGCTTGTCGGCGAAGAAGAAAAAACCCAAAAGGATGTAGCGGATATGATGGGGATTTCTCAGTCCTATATTTCGCGTCTGGAAAAAAGGATTATAAAAAGATTGAGAAAAGAGTTCAACAAAATGGTGTAA
- the sigG gene encoding RNA polymerase sporulation sigma factor SigG has translation MSRNKVEICGVDTSKLPVLKNEEMRKLFRQLQDEGDDSAREKLVNGNLRLVLSVIQRFNNRGEYVDDLFQVGCIGLMKSIDNFDLSHNVKFSTYAVPMIIGEIRRYLRDNNPIRVSRSLRDIAYKALQVRERLISETSKEPTAEDIAKVLEVPHEEIVFALDAIQDPVSLFEPIYNDGGDPIYVMDQISDERNKDSQWIEELALKEGMRRLNDREKMILRKRFFQGKTQMEVAEEIGISQAQVSRLEKAAIKQMNKNIHQ, from the coding sequence GTGTCGAGAAATAAAGTCGAAATCTGCGGGGTGGATACCTCCAAATTACCAGTACTCAAGAATGAAGAGATGAGAAAGCTGTTTAGGCAGCTGCAGGATGAAGGCGATGATTCAGCAAGAGAAAAGCTTGTAAACGGGAACTTGCGTCTTGTCTTAAGTGTCATTCAAAGATTTAATAACAGAGGAGAGTATGTTGATGACTTATTTCAGGTCGGCTGCATCGGACTAATGAAATCCATTGATAATTTTGACCTAAGCCACAATGTTAAGTTTTCAACATACGCTGTACCTATGATTATCGGAGAGATCCGCAGGTATTTACGCGATAATAACCCGATCCGTGTCTCAAGATCACTCCGGGATATCGCGTATAAGGCACTTCAGGTAAGAGAGCGGTTAATCAGTGAGACAAGCAAGGAGCCGACTGCAGAAGACATCGCAAAAGTTCTTGAAGTACCGCATGAGGAAATCGTATTTGCGCTTGATGCCATCCAGGATCCGGTTTCTCTATTTGAACCGATCTATAACGACGGCGGAGACCCAATTTATGTGATGGACCAAATCAGTGATGAGCGCAACAAAGATTCACAATGGATAGAAGAGCTGGCTTTAAAAGAGGGCATGAGAAGGCTCAATGATAGGGAAAAAATGATTTTGAGAAAACGATTCTTCCAAGGGAAAACACAAATGGAAGTAGCCGAAGAAATCGGAATTTCCCAAGCACAGGTGTCCAGACTTGAAAAAGCGGCTATCAAACAAATGAATAAGAATATCCATCAATAA
- a CDS encoding ABC transporter ATP-binding protein — MILQLDNVSLKRNGKWILKDINWKVEEKENWVLYGLNGAGKTALLNMLCSYYFPTSGEMQVLGHEFGKTELGEKLRRKIGLVSAALQQKFYPADSAFEIALSGAYASIGLYETPSAEIRDKAIGLLEDLGAIEYADRRYETLSQGEKQRALIARALMADPELLILDEPVTGLDFIAREKLLDTITYIANKENAPSILYVTHHAEEILPVFDKALLLKQGEVFTSGEIKEMLTDHILSAFFDTPIHVLWNQDRPFLTRAEPITNA; from the coding sequence ATGATTTTGCAGCTAGACAATGTCTCACTAAAACGAAATGGAAAATGGATATTAAAGGACATTAATTGGAAGGTGGAAGAAAAGGAAAATTGGGTGCTTTATGGACTGAATGGCGCCGGAAAGACAGCACTGTTAAATATGCTTTGCTCATATTATTTCCCAACATCGGGCGAGATGCAGGTGCTTGGCCATGAATTCGGCAAAACGGAGCTTGGGGAGAAGCTTAGACGGAAAATTGGCCTCGTTTCAGCGGCTCTTCAGCAAAAATTTTATCCGGCAGATTCAGCATTTGAAATTGCTTTGAGCGGCGCTTACGCTTCAATTGGATTATATGAAACACCAAGTGCGGAAATCAGGGATAAAGCGATTGGTTTGTTAGAGGACTTGGGAGCGATTGAATACGCCGACCGCCGCTATGAAACCCTTTCTCAAGGAGAGAAACAAAGAGCTTTGATTGCAAGAGCGCTAATGGCGGATCCGGAGCTGCTGATACTGGACGAACCGGTCACAGGGCTGGATTTTATTGCCCGGGAAAAGCTGTTAGACACGATTACATACATTGCAAACAAAGAAAATGCGCCATCGATCCTTTATGTGACTCATCATGCGGAAGAAATTTTGCCGGTCTTTGACAAAGCTCTTTTGTTAAAACAGGGAGAGGTGTTTACATCCGGAGAAATAAAGGAAATGCTTACTGATCACATACTTTCGGCTTTTTTTGATACGCCAATCCATGTATTATGGAATCAGGATCGGCCATTTTTAACAAGAGCCGAGCCGATAACAAATGCCTGA
- a CDS encoding acetylornithine deacetylase, whose translation MNQQINSLLKKAEDQNEELIQLAKTLISYQTPAPPARNTDGIQSWIAGFLNEMGFSIDKWDVYPGDPNVVGLLKGTDSAKFQSLIINGHVDVAEVKEDEEWEHDPFHPIEKNGRLIGRGASDMKGGLACVLFAVKLIREAGIELPGDLILQSVIGEEVGEAGTLECCKRGYHADFAVVADTSDMHIQGQGGVITGWIVIKSSQTFHDGTRRNMIHAGGGTFGASAIEKMAKIIAGLGELERHWSIMKSYPGFKPGTNTINPAVIEGGRHAAFIADECRLWITVHFYPNETHDQVAAEIEDYINRLSDSDIWLRENRPVFKWGGSSMIEDRGEIFPALEVDPGHPGVSALTASHEKVKRERPVIDVSQTVTDGGWLYNAGIPSVIYGPGNLHNAHSVNEEVSIEQLVDYTKILLDFIISWCSSKKEQ comes from the coding sequence TTGAATCAACAAATAAACTCTCTGTTAAAAAAAGCGGAAGATCAAAACGAGGAGCTTATTCAGCTTGCAAAAACGCTGATTTCTTATCAAACACCTGCTCCGCCTGCAAGAAATACAGACGGCATCCAGTCATGGATTGCAGGATTTTTAAATGAAATGGGATTTTCGATCGACAAATGGGACGTGTACCCGGGAGATCCCAATGTTGTAGGCCTGCTGAAGGGAACAGATTCAGCAAAGTTTCAAAGCCTGATCATCAATGGTCATGTAGATGTGGCGGAGGTAAAAGAGGATGAGGAGTGGGAGCATGATCCGTTTCATCCAATTGAAAAAAACGGACGCTTAATCGGGCGAGGCGCTTCTGATATGAAAGGCGGATTGGCGTGTGTGCTGTTTGCTGTCAAATTGATTCGTGAAGCAGGCATTGAACTTCCCGGTGATTTGATCCTGCAGTCGGTTATCGGTGAGGAAGTCGGTGAAGCCGGTACGCTTGAATGCTGCAAGAGGGGCTACCACGCTGATTTTGCAGTTGTCGCGGATACGAGCGATATGCATATTCAAGGCCAGGGCGGTGTCATTACAGGCTGGATCGTAATCAAAAGCAGCCAAACGTTTCATGACGGAACGAGACGGAATATGATTCACGCAGGCGGTGGAACTTTCGGGGCAAGCGCAATTGAAAAAATGGCGAAAATCATTGCGGGGCTCGGTGAACTTGAGCGCCACTGGTCCATTATGAAAAGTTATCCCGGCTTTAAACCAGGCACAAATACGATTAACCCGGCAGTTATAGAAGGGGGCAGACATGCGGCTTTTATAGCGGATGAGTGCAGGCTGTGGATCACAGTCCATTTTTACCCGAATGAAACCCATGACCAAGTGGCAGCGGAAATAGAAGATTACATAAACCGGCTGAGCGACAGTGATATTTGGCTTAGGGAAAACCGCCCTGTCTTCAAGTGGGGGGGCTCATCCATGATTGAAGACAGAGGAGAGATTTTTCCGGCACTGGAAGTTGACCCTGGCCACCCAGGTGTCTCAGCCCTTACGGCATCTCACGAGAAAGTGAAACGGGAGCGTCCGGTTATTGACGTTTCTCAAACAGTTACAGACGGGGGGTGGCTGTATAATGCCGGCATTCCAAGTGTGATTTACGGTCCTGGAAATCTGCATAATGCACACTCCGTGAACGAGGAGGTATCAATTGAACAGCTGGTAGATTATACAAAAATCTTGCTCGATTTTATCATCAGCTGGTGCAGCAGTAAAAAAGAACAGTAA
- a CDS encoding YlmC/YmxH family sporulation protein — MISISEFQVKDVVNVSNGKKLGSIGDIDINVTTGKIQAIILGGNGKVLGFFGKEEELVIPWRNIVKIGEDVILVRLSEPHA, encoded by the coding sequence ATGATCAGCATTTCAGAATTTCAGGTGAAGGATGTCGTCAATGTTTCAAACGGAAAAAAGCTTGGGAGCATTGGTGATATAGATATCAATGTGACCACTGGAAAAATACAGGCGATCATACTCGGAGGAAATGGGAAAGTTCTCGGATTTTTTGGAAAAGAAGAGGAATTGGTCATTCCATGGCGAAATATAGTAAAAATCGGGGAAGATGTCATCTTGGTCCGATTAAGTGAACCGCATGCATAA
- the pgeF gene encoding peptidoglycan editing factor PgeF, whose translation MNTYHPFSLTTPSTLMIQDWTQTNQNNREVIAGFTTKNGGVSQKPFESLNTGLHVHDKDADVVKNREYIADMFNIDLQSWVFADQTHDNRVQKVTQRDRGKGAREYHTALKATDGLYTNEKNVFLALCFADCVPLFFYDPVKSLVGIAHAGWKGTVKQIGREMVKQWTEQEGSNLSDIYAVIGPSISGACYTVDDRVMDAVRALPVSADRAVNQTAKAQYQLDLKELNRLILIDSGLANEQISVSGLCTESEPSLFYSHRRDQGKTGRMMSFIGMKEA comes from the coding sequence ATGAATACATATCACCCATTCAGTCTTACCACACCCTCGACACTCATGATACAAGACTGGACACAAACGAATCAAAACAACAGAGAAGTCATTGCCGGGTTTACTACGAAAAACGGCGGTGTCAGCCAAAAGCCTTTTGAATCGTTAAATACAGGATTGCACGTTCATGACAAAGATGCAGATGTAGTTAAAAATCGCGAATATATTGCCGATATGTTTAATATTGATTTGCAGTCTTGGGTATTTGCTGATCAGACACACGATAATCGCGTTCAAAAAGTGACGCAGAGAGATAGGGGAAAAGGCGCCCGTGAATATCACACGGCTCTGAAAGCAACGGACGGGCTCTACACAAATGAAAAGAATGTGTTTTTGGCATTATGCTTTGCTGATTGTGTGCCTCTTTTCTTCTATGATCCGGTTAAATCGCTTGTCGGGATCGCCCATGCCGGGTGGAAAGGCACTGTCAAACAGATTGGCAGAGAAATGGTGAAGCAATGGACCGAGCAGGAAGGGTCAAATCTCTCAGACATTTATGCTGTTATTGGACCGTCTATCAGCGGAGCATGCTATACGGTAGACGACCGTGTCATGGATGCTGTCCGGGCATTGCCGGTTTCGGCAGACCGTGCCGTTAATCAGACGGCAAAGGCACAATATCAGCTTGATCTGAAAGAGCTGAACCGCCTTATACTGATCGACAGCGGTTTGGCAAATGAACAGATTTCTGTCAGCGGTTTATGCACGGAAAGTGAGCCGTCTCTTTTCTATTCTCACCGCCGCGATCAGGGGAAAACTGGACGGATGATGTCCTTTATCGGAATGAAGGAGGCATAA
- a CDS encoding YggS family pyridoxal phosphate-dependent enzyme has translation MRVVDNLRHINERINEACNRSGRSSDEVTVIAVTKYVSPERAQEAVDAGITCLGENRDAELLRKQEMIKGNPEWHFIGSLQSRKAKAVVNSVSYIHSLDRLSLAKEIEKRAEGTVQCFVQVNTSLEPSKHGIKKEEVIPFIQELSGFEHIVVSGLMTMAPLTDDQDQIRSCFKALRELRDQVQELKQLNAPCTELSMGMSNDFEIAIEEGATFIRIGSSLVGNETGGVQQ, from the coding sequence TTGCGTGTTGTTGATAATTTACGACATATAAACGAACGAATAAACGAAGCATGTAACAGATCGGGCCGCAGCTCCGATGAAGTTACGGTTATTGCAGTCACAAAATATGTATCGCCTGAACGAGCACAGGAGGCAGTGGATGCGGGCATCACCTGCCTCGGAGAGAATCGGGATGCGGAACTGCTCCGCAAGCAGGAAATGATAAAAGGGAATCCGGAATGGCATTTTATCGGCAGTCTGCAGTCAAGAAAAGCAAAAGCTGTCGTCAATTCAGTTTCCTATATCCATTCCTTAGACCGGTTATCATTAGCGAAAGAAATTGAAAAACGGGCTGAAGGTACTGTCCAATGCTTTGTCCAGGTCAATACCTCTCTCGAGCCTTCTAAACACGGTATAAAAAAAGAAGAAGTCATTCCATTCATACAGGAGCTTTCCGGTTTCGAACACATCGTTGTATCCGGACTGATGACAATGGCTCCGCTGACTGACGATCAAGATCAGATCAGAAGCTGCTTCAAAGCGCTGAGAGAACTCCGTGATCAGGTTCAGGAGCTGAAACAGCTGAACGCTCCGTGTACTGAACTGTCGATGGGCATGTCAAATGATTTTGAAATTGCAATTGAAGAAGGCGCTACTTTTATTAGAATCGGCTCATCGTTAGTCGGAAATGAAACAGGGGGTGTACAGCAATGA